A part of Aspergillus flavus chromosome 1, complete sequence genomic DNA contains:
- the mfs2 gene encoding putative efflux pump antibiotic resistance protein produces the protein MMAPSIDTMAEELDTSITESTMALSVYLLATAFGPLIIGPVSEIYGRKSIFHITNIWFLVWNLVCGFAHSKGLLMAARLLAGFGASAVYSLGYGVLGDVWSAEQRGRSLSLYLLIPLTGSAVGPIVSGFIVKYSTWRWMFWSTAILQLTLDLSSLLFHESYAPLLLRRRAEELRSNTGGSRYHAAIEMREAGLSPPRKLSRSLSRPLRLLAFHPIIQMQAILEGIDYGLLYFALSSFSALHVAAYGESVEISGLHYIVICIGTVSGSQLCGPLMDYAYQRLSSNTGETQVPELRIPLLLPGALITPIGFLLYGWAAQYHLIWVVVDVGAALLSLGMQIFDTTLHAYVMDSYPEHVSSASAATQVLRSLLAFAFPLFSNSLYDSLGYGLGNSLLAFLSIGIALPATGILWRWGATLRGRQQSSY, from the coding sequence ATGATGGCGCCGTCAATCGATACCATGGCCGAGGAGTTGGATACGTCCATTACCGAGTCCACCATGGCATTGTCGGTCTATCTTTTGGCAACAGCGTTTGGGCCACTCATCATCGGCCCTGTATCCGAAATCTATGGAAGAAAGTCGATTTTCCACATTACGAATATCTGGTTCCTAGTCTGGAATTTGGTCTGCGGCTTTGCCCACTCTAAGGGCCTGCTCATGGCCGCTCGTCTTCTCGCTGGATTTGGCGCGAGTGCAGTGTACAGTCTGGGGTACGGCGTGCTGGGAGACGTGTGGTCAGCGGAGCAGAGAGGACGGTCACTCAGTCTATATTTGCTCATTCCCCTAACAGGGTCTGCTGTCGGACCCATCGTCAGTGGTTTTATTGTTAAATATTCCACCTGGCGATGGATGTTCTGGTCGACCGCTATTCTCCAACTCACCCTCGACCTCTCCTCGCTTTTATTCCACGAGAGTTACGCACCACTTCTCCTCCGTCGCCGAGCTGAGGAATTGCGCAGTAACACGGGCGGTTCGCGTTACCACGCAGCGATCGAAATGCGCGAAGCAGGCCTTTCACCCCCGAGGAAGTTGAGTCGGAGCCTGTCCCGTCCCTTGCGTTTGCTGGCATTCCATCCAATCATTCAAATGCAGGCTATTCTGGAGGGCATTGATTACGGTCTACTTTACTTCGCCTTGAGTTCTTTTTCTGCTCTCCACGTCGCAGCGTACGGTGAATCGGTTGAAATATCCGGACTCCACTACATAGTCATCTGCATCGGCACGGTCTCGGGCTCTCAGCTCTGCGGCCCGCTCATGGATTATGCCTATCAGAGACTGAGCAGCAACACTGGCGAAACCCAAGTACCTGAGCTTCGCATACCACTTCTACTCCCCGGAGCTCTCATCACCCCCatcggctttcttctctatGGCTGGGCCGCGCAATATCACCTGATTTGGGTGGTCGTCGACGTCGGGGCAGCCTTGTTGTCCCTCGGTATGCAAATATTTGACACCACCCTGCATGCATATGTCATGGATTCCTACCCCGAGCACGTCAGTTCGGCATCGGCTGCAACGCAGGTGTTGCGGAGTCTGTTGGCTTTCGCGTTCCCATTATTCTCTAACAGTCTTTACGACTCCCTCGGATATGGGTTGGGGAACAGCCTGTTGGCGTTTTTATCGATTGGCATCGCGCTGCCCGCGACCGGCATCCTTTGGCGCTGGGGTGCCACACTGAGGGGGAGGCAGCAGTCCAGCTATTGA
- the mfs1 gene encoding putative high-affinity hexose transporter (MFS glucose transporter) → MKKIYNVYFLCGFATLGGGLFGFDISSMSGVLGTAAYTNYFQVGSGQYKQGSITCAMPFGSLVGALCSSFIADRYSRVRAIQFSSILWIIGSIFMCASNGIPLLVVGRVIAGGCVGIASAMVPVYQAEIAPKEIRGRVISLQQWAITWGILIQYFIQYGASNIDGGPNNPTQSTAAFRIPWGIQIVPGVILFFGMFLFPKSPRWLASKDRWEEALQVLSKLHGQGDVNHPKVLAEYKEIQEALALEREQSATGFQELIKPRIFKRVILGMSLQMWSQLCGMNVMMYYIVYIMQSTGAGSPLLTASIQYILNTALTLPAIIYLDKFGRRPAILIGFFLQAIFLYLEGGLQGGFGAPNPHTDPKLDAISWTVADHPAVGKAIIALSYLFVCSFATTIGPTSWTYPAEIYPAKVRAKAVSLATASNWIWNCLLALFVPPLLWSINWKMYMIFAAFNTAAFIHMFLTAPETKGYTLEEMDDVFDSGLPAWRKLERKSRMEELEKEIIEGNLKITPAHEATGVSATHVTPEKQV, encoded by the exons ATGAAGAAAATCTACAATGTCTACTTTCTCTGTGGCTTTGCCACTCTTG gtggtggtttgttcGGTTTTGATATCTCGTCTATGAGTG GCGTTCTGGGTACTGCAGCGTATACCAACTATTTCCAAGTGGGTAGCGGTCAATATAAGCAG GGCAGTATCACCTGTGCGATGCCTTTCGGCTCTCTCGTCGGTGCACTGTGCTCTAGCTTTATTGCCGATCGCTATTCGCGTGTCAGGGCGATCCAGTTCTCTTCCATTCTGTGGATCATTGGCTCAAT CTTTATGTGTGCATCGAACGGGATCCCTCTTTTAGTCGTCGGTCGTGTCATCGCAGGTGGTTGCGTCGGTATCGCATCTGCGATGGTCCCCGTCTATCAGGCCGAGATAGCACCAAAAGAAATTCGAGGACGAGTTATATCACTGCAACAATGGGCTATCACATGGGGTATCTTGATTCAATATTTTATT CAATATGGCGCGAGCAACATCGACGGCGGCCCAAACAACCCCACGCAGAGTACTGCTGCTTTCCGCATTCCTTGGGGTATTCAAATTGTACCCGGCgtcattctcttctttggcatGTTCCTCTTCCCTAAGTCTCCCCGTTGGCTCGCCAGCAAGGACCGTTGGGAGGAAGCTCTGCAGGTGTTATCGAAGCTACACGGTCAAGGAGACGTTAACCACCCCAAGGTCCTCGCCGAATATAAGGAAATCCAGGAAGCTCTGGCGTTAGAGCGGGAGCAATCAGCTACTGGTTTCCAGGAGCTCATCAAACCTCGCATTTTCAAGCGCGTCATCTTGGGTATGAGCTTGCAGATGTGGTCGCAACTGTGTGGAATGAACGTGATGATGTACTACATTG TCTATATCATGCAGAGCACAGGCGCTGGATCGCCACTTCTAACCGCATCAATTCAATACATTCTTAACACGGCTCTGACCCTACCTGCCATTATCTACCTGGATAAATTTGGCCGACGGCCAGCAATCTTGATTGGATTCTTCCTCCAGGCTATTTTCCTTTACCTGGAGGGTGGACTGCAAGGAGGATTTGGGGCGCCCAACCCTCATACCGATCCCAAGCTCGATGCTATTTCGTGGACGGTGGCCGACCACCCCGCCGTGGGGAAGGCGATTATCGCATTGTCGTATCTGTTCGTGTGCTCCTTCGCGACGACCATCGGCCCGACTTCATGGACCTATCCCGCTGAGATCTATCCTGCGAAAGTCCGCGCTAAAGCAGTCTCGCTCGCTACGGCCTCGAACTGGATTTGGAACTGTCTCCTGGCCCTCTTCGTTCCACCGTTGCTCTGGTCGATCAATTGGAAGATGTACATGATT TTCGCTGCCTTCAACACCGCAGCCTTCATCCACATGTTCCTAACGGCTCCCGAAACAAAAGGTTACacgctggaggagatggacGATGTCTTTGACAGTGGACTTCCAGCATGGCGCAAGCTCGAGAGGAAGAGTCGtatggaagagctggagaaagAGATCATCGAAGGAAATCTCAAGATTACTCCTGCACACGAGGCTACTGGCGTCTCTGCTACGCATGTGACCCCGGAGAAGCAAGTGTAA